The Coccidioides posadasii str. Silveira chromosome 2, complete sequence genomic interval ATACGTGCTTTCCTAGCATGGAATGGGTATTCCATACGCAAGGGGGATTTTTATTTAATTCCGGTTTGGGCTATGTGGTTCTGAGATGGGTGCCCCAAAGTCGATCAACCAGCCAATGTACGGGAAACTGTGATGGGGAGATGCTCTCTGGCAAATAGAGATACCAATCATTTTCATCCACCACGCTCAAAGTGCGAGTCAGCCCAGTGCATTCGTAGTACTCAGGATAAAAGCCACTATACTCCCAGTCAATTATTCCAGTAACAATATAGCGGCCGTTGGGATCCTGTTTCACCATTATGTTATCAGTCCTAACATCACCATGCGTGAACACCGATTCATGCATTGAAGTGGAGTGGTCATTTTTCAGAAAGGAACGAAGGAATTCAACGTAAGTGGAGCTGCCATGGTGGCGGGCGGAGAATTGTAGGTCATTGAACTTGATGGCCGTGGTTATATCTTTAAAAAGGGCGCATTCATCAACACGGAGCTCTTTGACCCCTTCTCCACAGACCCCTCCAAGCACATTGCCATCATCCTGTCGAAGTATTCTCAGACGGCGGAAGATTTCATCCAGCTGGCCTTGTATCAATAATTTTTCCTCATGGGACAGGCTAGGCCATGCTTGGGTCAAGGTCATGCCCGGAATGCATGACATGAATATGACCCGAAAGGGCCCAAAAGTGACTAAACCATGCGGTCTTGGTGCAGGAACATCAGGCGCCCATTTTGCAAGGAATTCCAAGCTTGTGTACTCTGTGTAATCTTTGTTTCCTGTAACGACTTTGGCGATGATGTCCTCATTGCACTTGACGACCACACCTCTAACAGGATTTTCCCAGAGCTTTGTCGAATCCCAAAGAAGCTTCTTCAAGGAGAGGAGGAGTGACTCAGCTGTGTCACCTGGCCCACTATGCCCTGACTCTTGTGACTGTGCAAGCAAAGAGATAACCTTCTCAGACAGCGGAAAGATAACTGAAGCAGTCTTAGCAAGATCAAGATGTGCGCGGAACTCGGGAGCCCTTCTCTCAGAAGTGTGTTTCTCTGCGGGTGACAAAGCTGGGGACCCAGTTGCCATTGTGATCCTGCGGGTATAATTTGTTGGAAATGCTGATAGCAGATTGACCTCCGGGTCATGCCTGAAGGTGTCATGAAGTTCATTTAGTGTTCGGAGATTAATTCTCGCAGCATAAGACAGCTGAGAATACTGCGCATTTCGATGCTCATGATGATAAGAGTCAGAGAGCATTGATATTAGATCCACCGCAGGGTTCTTTTCCAAGGCCGCCTTGAATCCCAGCAGAATGTCTCTGTTCCATCGTGCTGCTTCGGCGTTGGAGAGGGTAAGGGCTCGTGGAGCTTCTTCCATGTTGTACGTGGTGGAAGTGAGGCCGGCAGAGGAAGTAGCCTCGATATCATCGGGTATTTCATACTTGGATACACCTAAAAGAAGGTAAAACGGGAGATAGGCGAACTGTTGAAATCCAGCCCATGCTGCCGAGCAATAGTGCCAGAGGAATGAAAACATTACGGACAAGGCGATATGGTCAATGGCGTTCTGAGCATCCAGAGGTCGCGTTGAGGAGTCACGGAGGTCTCTGATGTTGCTGGTTGATGATTGCAGGTCACGACAACCTCCCAAAAATGTCTGGGTAGCTGGAGCACCGCTTCCCCAATCGAATTTCCGTTTATACGGTCAATTATGGCGCATCGACATGGAACATTTGACTGTGGAGAAAAGAGATTTGTTTGCTTTTGGTAATTTGCATAGCGTTCGTTGCCGCCCGTGAGATTCTAGGCGATCCTATTGGCTGGAGACTTCTGAGCGAAACTATTCGGGCTTTTACTTTTTCCGTTTCCAGCTCGGCTTTCGCCAATGGGAGCCGAATCCAGCTTTTTGCTGGAAAAGCTCACACTCAGCAGAGGGTGGAGCAGGTGTATGAAGATCTGATCATTTCAAAACTTGGAGCGGACATCCCAGTCCACCAACCAGAGATGGCCAGTaatagttttttttttcaccaAGCCATGTTCAATCTTCTGCTCTTGTATGCAGGCTGCTCTACTTCGTTCGTCTAAGTGTATGACCGATGACTGAGTTAAGAGCTCCTGATCGGTTGGGGGAGGGCCATCGTAACCAGTAAAACACATGCCATCTGCGATATAGGAGAGCATAGCCGAATTCCCTCTATATTCTTCTGTGGTCTCTGCCTCCTGAGATAGATATTACCGCTCCGTTCTGACGTAGCCGTCTTCTGTTTTCGCTTGGCTGCAGGGTTCACCATGAATTTTAGCTATCCGTGCACCTATCCGCAACAGGCTGGATGTAGACACATCACATGCTCTGTCTGGTGGACATTCATTGACCTAGCAGCGAGAGTAGTAGTGCATCATTTAAAAATCGGTTTGCTGGAGATTATTCAAATAGGTTTTGCAGCCGAATACGAGCTGTATATAGCAGAGAATGCCTGCTGCATTTTCGCGTATCCTCCGTCCAAAAACGCGTTATAGGTGCCTCGATTTGAGGCTTCCGTGTACATTTGCTATGGAGAATATGAGTGGGATCTAGGCCCACCGAACCTGTGGTTGTTCCTCCACCGCGTGCGGGAGCTTTTGGCCACATTCCAGGCATCTCCGGAGTATGTTGCGACTCGAGAGGGGTAGGTTGCGGGTCGGGAGTTGCTTCTCGCTCGGAGGTCTCAGGCAATGGAGGGCGCTctggaggagaagaagaaggcgtGTTAGCAGATTCAATAACAGAAGGAGCAGGCAGGGACTCAGCAGGCGAAGGTGAGCTGCTAGGCAGTCTAAGCTGCGGACCGCTATTTGATGCTGGCTGCGGGTTTGGTCACCACGGGGCGTCATGGATCGGTGTTCGAACGGCTGCGGGCCTGGCTTCTAGCAGCATGCCTGGTATCCATTATTCCACTCCAGGAAGGAGCTCTGCAGGTATCCCGGAAGAAGGAGACATGTCCGTATGGCTCACGGGAGTGCTGGATGCCTCTGGCGGTCGAAGGCTCAAGGAAGGGAGAATTGGAGCTGTTGAGGCATAGTTTTTGCAGTAACCGTATAGCAGGGTATAGGCAACCGCTGGAGGCTTGCCAGGGCAGTTGAGGACATGCTGTATGCGATTGATTCGCGGGTAACAGTTTTGGGGACTACTGCCTTTGGTAGGGGCTAACATTGTTTGTGCCACGGAACTTAGCTTTACTGTGTCTTGGATAGTCGTCTAGGGGGTAATCAACGGAATAGGATATGATAGTATCAGCAGAATTGAGAAAAAAATGCATGGTTGCGCGAGTGTGTGGAAGCAATAGGAGTTGAGGATGAGATGACATTGCCCAAAGCTCCGCAGAAGTCAGTGAATGGCAATCCAGTTGACAGAGCGGATTGGTTGGCGGTATTCGGTAGGGAGTTTGCCCTGGTTCCTCAACACCAACACCTTCTGAATCAATAACAGCTTCTGAAGGCTGAGGGTAGGCAGTATGGACACCCTCAAGAAAGGTTGGAAGGAAGTTCCAGCACTGAGCAAAGTCAACCGCAAGTTTGGAGGCGTAGGCGCCAGGGACCCTCAAGTTCCAGAACAGGCGTCCAAGGATTTGATCGGTAGTCTGGTTGGGTTCGATCCTAGCTTGTCAGAGAGAATTCCTTAGGGGTCCTGATTTAGGTTGAAACATTTGATCACACCTACTTGGACACGTCGAGCTATCTCGGGATCTTTTGATATGATAGCTTCCAGATCCTTGGTCGTGAAAGTCGTAACAATAGCGTCTTTGATATCTCCCCACACAAGCCATTCCCCCCACCCTTTATAACATCTCGTGACAGATCTGATGAAGGGATAGGACTAGTACCACCAAGTACTAGTACCGAGGGAGCACTGTTCCATAAACAGCTTTCGGACACCAGTTGGTTGGATTACGGATGAGTTCCAACCACCATCACTTCCTCAGTGCCATGATGTAGCTGCCCGCACTAGGGCCTTTTTTCCTCTCcacactacggagtatgaAACCCAAGATGTGACGCTCGCGAAGGTAGCCGCCGGCCATTTGGCTGCTGGCAACACACTATCACAAAACAAAACCTACCTTGACAATCAACCATCCTGACTTCTAAACATAGATAGGTCAGAGTGATCTAGTGATTGGCCATGTCGGCGGCAACTGGGACATATGCAAAGGCCAATGCTCCCAGCAGGATGAATCTGGGAGATAGTGATGGAAGCAAACCTTGCAGTTATAAACTGCTTGGAATCCTTCCAGGACAAGATCTGATGGCTCTCTGCATTGTTATCTTTGATTCCACATAGATGTCACCATGGATAATCTTGCATTCGGAATGCAAATAGTCCAGTGCTAGAAGGAGATACTTTAGTATGGTTGCCATGATTGGAACGGGTAGTCTGTGAATTGGATTGTGGCGAAGAAAGGTCAAGATGCTCTCCCATAGGGGAGGATGTACGAGGCATCTGTGTTTATCCGTGGGCCCATTAACATCAAAAGAGTCAAGAAGCATCCGCACAGCTTTGTGGCCAGGATGAGATTTCGAGCCTCGCTCCAGACGTTTGTACATATTGAGCTCGCCATCCAATTGCTGGCCCATGGATGTAGATGTAATGAATATCTTGAGGGTAACATAATTACAGCGGCTGAAGATGGTTTTAGTTCAGGCATTTAACACAATTTTATGATGGAGATCGGAGGGTCTTACTTCATGTCCCGCGCAAGCCACACCGTCGAAGTTGCTCCGTATCCGAGTTTACCAACAAACTTGGTATCTCTCATTGAAGACCTCCCCAATGCGAACGGGATAGTACCGCGCGGCGACGTAACCTGGGATCGTCTCCTCTTCGATTTTTTGAGCCAGTGGTATCCGGGGAAAGTTCGAATTGGAAAAGCTTAGGGGCTTCCATCGTCCAAACCGGGGTAGGAAACGTAAAAGCGATGGAAGCATCAATACAAATGCAGTAAAATCAAAGATGACACGGATGATACAGGTTCGAAGAGGTGATGGCGTTGGATTTGATGTTGGTGATGCCTGTGATGACTTGTTT includes:
- a CDS encoding uncharacterized protein (EggNog:ENOG410PVPZ~COG:S); its protein translation is MFSFLWHYCSAAWAGFQQFAYLPFYLLLGVSKYEIPDDIEATSSAGLTSTTYNMEEAPRALTLSNAEAARWNRDILLGFKAALEKNPAVDLISMLSDSYHHEHRNAQYSQLSYAARINLRTLNELHDTFRHDPEVNLLSAFPTNYTRRITMATGSPALSPAEKHTSERRAPEFRAHLDLAKTASVIFPLSEKVISLLAQSQESGHSGPGDTAESLLLSLKKLLWDSTKLWENPVRGVVVKCNEDIIAKVVTGNKDYTEYTSLEFLAKWAPDVPAPRPHGLVTFGPFRVIFMSCIPGMTLTQAWPSLSHEEKLLIQGQLDEIFRRLRILRQDDGNVLGGVCGEGVKELRVDECALFKDITTAIKFNDLQFSARHHGSSTYVEFLRSFLKNDHSTSMHESVFTHGDVRTDNIMVKQDPNGRYIVTGIIDWEYSGFYPEYYECTGLTRTLSVVDENDWYLYLPESISPSQFPVHWLVDRLWGTHLRTT